CTGCTGTGGTCAGTGTCCCCAGGCCCTCTGAAGACTGCGGACCCTTCCATCCTCCCGTCTCCACGTGGCCGCCATGATTTACCACTAACGTGCTCTGGGAGACGGGTGGATTTAAGTGGTCAAGGGTGCTTGGGGGTTTGTATTCTTTGACTAAGTCTCTCCTTCTCTACATGTTGGTGTGTCTGCTTCTCAAGACCAGGGCACACACCGTCTGCTTCCCGGGGTCACACTGTGCTGGGGAGGAGCAGAAGGGAGGATGAGAAGTAGGGCGGGAGTGCGGGTGGAGACAGCAGGGATTCTAGACTGATTTCTGGTTCTAGTCTCAGCAGTGACCAGCCTTCTTCGTCACCCTCAGCAGCGGCGTGCCCCGTGTCTCGGGAGCTGGTGGCACCCATCTGCCTTATCGGGCTCCCTCTGCAGCTCTGAACGCTCCCTTCCCCCGTCACAAAGGGAGGCAGCAGTAAGCTTTCAAGATTTCCCTGATGGGAAGCTGCAACTCTTCTATcactttctttctgtttatttggaaCCATGTTCCGGAAATACTCAACCTACACAAAAACGGACTAGTATACTTGGGTACAAGTCACACAAGTGTCACCGTTTTGCTAATCTCATTTTATCTATATCCACTTTTTTTCCCTACAGCATTTAAAAGCAAATCTCAGCGATTTCATttcatcataaataaataaatattattatatattataaatataatttataaactataaatatataaatttatataatttacatagtattatatattatatatcctATATATTGATTCTATATCTATACCCACCACAGAGATAAAGATTTTTGTGTTCATcatattcataatatattatcACCAAGATTATCTAATAACCTGTCTTTGTTCAAATTTcccagattatttttttaaaaattcttaactaCTGGTTTGATGCACTCAGGATTCAAACTAGGTGTGCACattatgtttttttaagtatctttctTAAGTCTCTCTTAAGCTATTCCAGTTTCTCCTCCCCCCTGTTCTCAATGTTATTTGTGTATTAGAGAAGTCCAGCCCCTTGTCCCATAGAATTTCCCGTTTTCTGTATTGGGCTTCTTTCTTCCTCATGACGCTGTTTAGCACGATCTCCTGGATTTCCTGTAAACTGGCAGTTACACCCAGGTGCTTGATTAAATCCAGGTTTAATTCTTTCTGGCAAGAAGACTTCTCAGGGAGCGCCATGGTGTACTTCCAACAGCACTATATGAGGAGACACATGATGCCCATGGCGACTTCTTAGCTcacatccttattttttttttttattttgggggggggggaattggGAGTTTTGAGGggtgttgttttttgtttgtttttgtagggggaggtgattaggtttatttatttattttaatggaggtactggggactgaacccaggacctcatgcatgctagacatgcgctctaccactgaactataccctccttcACCTCACATCCTTATTAAATGCATAAAGTTTCCTAAACTCTATATACATTCCTTGAGTCACAATCTGGCCCCACTTGTAGGTTCTCACCACTGACTTTAAGTTTTAGCCCCAGAACCGAGATAAAATACTGGGGACTCCCAGCAGCAGAACCACCTTGAGATCAGCAGGTATAATAACACAGGAGACTAGTCCTTAAGTTTCACTTATTGTCCATATTTATCATTATACCATGCTGTTGATTTTTAACCTCTGGAACAATGACAAAGTTCTGCTTGAAATGAAAACAGTACATGGCTTGTGTTATATACTTGTCCTCAGAGCTGTAGGGAGTCAGGCATGTACTTATAAACAAAGCAATCACATTCACACATGTAAGTTACTGATACCAGTAAACAATGTGCAAGCCTgcatacttcagttaaaaattccCAGCTACATCTAAACAAGTTTGTATAAATTGATTAACCGCAATTCCTAGCTGCAATAATGCTTAATTATTGTTCTGGAACTTACGGCTGTAGTTTTGGGAGCTAGATCCAAAAATGTCCTCCATCTTGCCAAGACTTTCTGTTGGTGTCTCCAGAAATTCAGGCAGATATTAGAGGGCTCTGGTATCTCAAAGCCTAATGCTTCTGCAAGGGCAAAGAACAAGCCACTTGTAAGATCAGCCCAGATTCTGCTGGCCTGCCTTCCTTCTACCCAGGAACTGCCTCACTTGTTAGGGAAAGTTCACCCAACCACTCAAATTAAATGGATGCAAATCTCACAATCAGGGACTTAGCATCTACATGTAGTCACAAATATCTTATGTGCAGACCTGCCTTCTGGAAACATGATCAATTCATAGAGGAGATGGGGTCCCTCTTCTGGATGTATTTTGAGTTTTATGAAGAGTCCCTCGGGTATCTGGAGTCCCCAAGGGACCTGGGTTATCAAGCACTGGAAGGGAATATTTATCAATCGCTCCCAAGTTAGATCATCTTTGCAGAAGAAACTGGTGTGTTTACTGTGCTCCTAGAGTCACATCTGATTTGGGCCCTGGACTTGGCTCCGGTGGCTGCCTTGGGAGGTTGAATCCAGAGAAAACTTCTGGAGCAGGGCCACGCTGTCACAATCTGCTGATGAATCCACGAGCAGGTTTCCAGGGCCCTTCTCCAGGTCCTGGGGCAAGTCCTCTTCATGTGTCAGTTTTTCCACTATCAGGGGGATAACAGCAGCCtacaggggagggaaaaaaatgactggaaACGCCACGCAAGAGTGTTTACCAACACATTACTCATGAGTCCCTGAGCCTGGAGGCTCCTGTCACCCAGGGAGGAGAGCTTTATTTCCCTATCCACGATCAGGAAGACACTCACCCCTCATGGCTTCATCAGCACCTCCCCCCGCTTCCAGACCAAGGCAGACAGAGTTGGTGGGCAACTGCTGGGGAAGCTGGCTGTCTTTGTGAGGGAGGAAGGCTGCTCCGAGCCATGGCTGATGGGCCTGCACAGTggaatttttctccctttttatccAGACTGAAACGCGCTCCTTCCTGGCAGGCAGACAGGCCCACTCTTCCAAGTCCACAGGAAAGTTCTGTTTTGACAAGCACACGCATTCTTTTTCAGAAAGCCACAGAGGCAACCGCCTGGGTAGCAGACAGACCCACTCCCTTCCAGCCCAGGAGGTGAGAACCCTTTCATGAGCCACAGAGTGGAGCAGCAGCCGGGCCGGCTGAGGCAGCCCCGGAAAGTACACgactcccattctgtggcttctAGCTCCAGAACGTCCTTCCTCTCGCACATCCAAACACTGGCAGGGCTCTTTGTCTGGCGCTGGGACCCGAGGGAGCAGGAGGTTGGCAGGAGTCATGAGGCATTTTTCTGTGGGCTTTGGTTTCCTGGCCAGTTGAACCCGATCCAACGATTGTCCCAAGGTTCTGCCAGATAAAACAAGGAGAGAGCTTTTCTAGATGCCTGGTGactaagggggggggggggaacggCACAGCagaatggggggaggggcacccaAGTCCCTGCAGAGGCCATGGCTCAGGAGACCCCTCCCAAGCAagggccctgcctctgccccctggATGTGCAGTGGCCTTGAGAGACCCTGACCTTCAGCCAAATGCCTGGCACCCAGGCCAGACCGTTCTGCCCCTGGCACAGGGCCTTGATCTTAGCTCCGTTTGTGACTGAAAGTCAAATTCCCTGGAACACAGGGTTAGCGTTTTCAGCAAACTAATCTCATTTGCGATATGCAATATTCTGAGCAGTCTCGGCCCTACCCAGGAGTTGTCTAGAAGTCTGCTTCCCTGAGCTGATATCAAGGGTGGTGTAAGTGCGTCCAAAGTACGTCCCTGCCTGAAGAACTGCCCGTCCACTGTGCCTGAACTTTCTACCCTTGGAGCCACTACCTGGGAGTCACTAAAGCATCATCTTCAAAAAGTTCTATTTCAAAGGCACATATTCAGTTCATTATTCTGCCCTCgttaaaacacataaatacttgcaggcaaattataaaatatctgtaGACTTAACTCCCCTGGGGGATGCAGTGGCTAATCCCATCCCTCCTTCCCAGAGAGCAGCTGCATCTCTTTGAGAGGGGAAGCCAAGGACAGATATCTGCTCTGGGACCCCCTTCCCCCATCACCCCGGTTCCATATTCCTCTACTTCTTCAATGGTCCCTGAAGATCCTCCTTCCACATCAGCCTCAACACACCCACACCGCACTATTTTCTAGCGTCTGAACTGAGGAGCTAAACACAGACGCTGTTCAAGATCTAGTATTTAAATCATGGAGACTGTCTGTCTTGGTTACAGTTTGGCAGTTCTATTTTTGCTGCTCTGTTATTTTCGTACCTAAGCGTGATTGCCTAGATCTCTGAAATGTTGAAAATTTAGGAGGAGCTCATTTCTCCTGAAAGATAGGGgttctattatatttttttttttgcaaaaaaaaaaagtctttgaagtCTTCCTCCAAAGTGCCTGAGTTCCGCCCTGCAGAGGTGGATGGGGGAGAGGGTGAGAGCTCTGGACGGGCCAGACAAGGACACCATTCAGGCTGCTGGTGGCCGAAGGGATTCTGATTACTCCAGGCCCTCCCCACTGCGGTCACTTGAGGTCTCCCTCTGTCGAATGCATCTCTGGCTCTGACAGTTTTGCTCTGACCACAAAGCGTGGCTTTGCCAATGCTAAGTGTttaattatttcactttcattaagTCTAAGTTGCTCATTGTCTTCTTGTCTCCCAGCTCTTCAAAACCCAACCTGAAGGGTATTTGAGACCCAGGGCTTAAGATCAATGCAGAAGGTCTAGGCTTCTAAGCTACTGCTACCTCTAGATAcatgcataaaaaagaataaaacaaacttattttctaGGAAGCTTAAGGTTTTCCAATGATTTTCACTTTCGTTTTTTTTAACGAAGGAAGGGTAGGGAAGGCAGAACCGTGGGGTCCActggaggaaagagacagaagggaGCGTGGGGCCAGGTTAGGCCAGAACCATTGGTATAGATGGTCTGGCAGGGGCAGCACTGGACATCATCCACACTGGCCGGAGTGCAGCACAAGCCTCGGAGCCTCGGCGCACCATGTGGGCAGCTTCAGCCTGTTTTACCTGCGAGACCAGACCACAGATGACCTCAGGGAGTGACCGAGTTCAAGGTGAAGCTTCTTTGCGTGGCCACAAGTCCCAGAGACAGGAGCACAGACCAAAAGGGCAGACAGAGACAAGGGCTAGGGGCCTAGAAGCTGGCGTGAAAACCAGGCAACAAAGATCCCGGCAACGGACATTCTAGCTGGAAGCTTCCCTCTAACCCTCGTCAGCTGCCGAGAGTGTGGATGGTAAGCTGTTGGGACAAGACGGCTGAgtcagagggaggaagaaaacccCCATTTTCTGGTAGAGAGAGTCTATTCTGGTAGGTAGAGTCTGGGCACAAGGAGGGTTTCAGGTTATGCTTTAGGAACGAATGAACCTTCAAAGCCTAACACGTTTAGCCCTTTGCGGCTCTATAGGCGTACGTGCCCCTTCTGTGGCCCTCCCACGTCCACTTAGCCCAGACCCATCCTTGAGTCGGATAAAGACAGTGGCTGTAAACGTGACAGGAGTCGACCCGCCGACACACGTCCTGCATCTGGGGTGCCCACGGCGGGCCAGGGGGCTGCTCCTCTGACCAGGGTCCGTCTTGCTCCTTCTCTGCCTTGTTTCCaaacttcattcatttaatcaataaAGTTATTCAACAATGACCCTATGCTTTGGGCCACACGAGACAGAACTGGTCCCTGTCTTCATAGACCTTACAGTCTGGTGGGGGTTTCAGACACTAAGGAGGCAAGCAAACAAAACTGATGACAAATTCTTACCAATTACGTTCATGGCTTTGAGGACAAAAGCTAGGATGCTACGAGAGAGAACAAGCGGGGTTACCTACTTTGAAGAGCCTACGTGAAGGTGCTGAGTCAAGAGGAGCTGGAGGCATCGCAGAACCGAAGCAAGGGAGGCACAGCGCGAAAGCAGCCCAGGTCATGATTAAGAGAGTGAAACTACTGGCGAAGAATCCAGAAAGGCTTGGGAGGGTTTAAACAGGGCAAGTGATGCAACCCAAGCTGCACCTCAGAAAGCTCACTCTGGCCGCCGTCCAGGAAGACAAGTGAGGGCCGCTGCGTAAATCAGGACAGGCGATGGCGGTGGGAAGGACGCTGAGAGGTCCAGATCCCAGGGACGTTTTGGAAGTTAAACTGACGGTATTTGGTACAAGGCTGGATATGACTCAGGACCCCAGAGCCTTTAGACGAACTTTCGTCACCTTTCTGGCCTGCTCCGGGAGCCCGTAAAAGCTGGCTCACGCGTCGGTGCCCAGCTTCTAAATTAACCCAGGCCACTTTCCACTTGCACATATCTGCCCCTCCTAATTCTCAGCTTTACGGAGCCTGAagcctctccttttttctttagtGCCCTGGTTCTCACTGAGTCAGGGATCTTCCTTCCGTATGTTAAGATTTACCCTGACACCTGCTCCAGGGTGATCCAGAATGTGGGTCTCGATATTCACGGCCCTCCACTGTGGGCAAGGTGcgtccccacccagccccatcaCCTATGGGCCTACCTGGCTGGATCTGACCCTTATCAACCCCTACCCACCCCCTAATCCTGTACAGCCCTGACATGCCGcctaccttttccagaatgtccatTTTATCGGGACATTATACTCCAGCCATTGACTGGGCCTGCTCCAGTCTGGATGCAACCCTCAGATCCATCCCTGTGCCATTGGTCTCCTGTTTCCAAGTTTCTTCCCACCCTGAAAACTCTTCCTCTATCTTGTGGCCTAGATTAGACCTTCCATTCCTGTTCTCCTTCTAAGACATCACTAATCCAGACTGAAACCAACCTGCCAAGTCCCTCTGGCT
This Camelus ferus isolate YT-003-E chromosome 17, BCGSAC_Cfer_1.0, whole genome shotgun sequence DNA region includes the following protein-coding sequences:
- the LOC116657051 gene encoding uncharacterized protein LOC116657051 — its product is MPRLLKMKVTSRTLGQSLDRVQLARKPKPTEKCLMTPANLLLPRVPAPDKEPCQCLDVREEGRSGARSHRMGVVYFPGLPQPARLLLHSVAHERVLTSWAGREWVCLLPRRLPLWLSEKECVCLSKQNFPVDLEEWACLPARKERVSVWIKREKNSTVQAHQPWLGAAFLPHKDSQLPQQLPTNSVCLGLEAGGGADEAMRGCCYPPDSGKTDT